The nucleotide window ACAACGGCGGAACGTGTTCAGCTTCCGTATGCGCGAGGAACTCTTCGAGGCCCTGGAGCTCGCGGCCCTCGACGACACGCTCGACCGGGTTCAACTGACCGGCGCCGGGCCGGTGTTCTGCAGCGGCGGGGATCTCGCCGAGTTCGGTACGGCGTGGGATCTCGTGGCGGCGTACCTGGTACGACTGGACCGGGCGCCCTGGCGGCTGATCGACCGGATGCGGGACAGGGTGACCGTCCGGGTGCAGGGCGCGGCGGTGGGCGCGGGCGTCGAGATGGCCGCTTTCGCGGGTCGTCTGGTGGCCGCCCCCGAAGTGTTCTTCCAGCTGCCCGAGGTGGAGATGGGGCTGGTACCGGGCGCAGGCGGAACGGTGAGCGTGCCTCGGCGGATCGGCCGTTGGCGGGCGGCGTGGATGACCCTGACCGGGGCCCGCGTCGACGCCGCCATCGCCTTGGAGTGGGGGCTGGTGGACGAGATCGACGACCATGAACGGTGAGAACGGTGCTCTGCTCCTGCGAGAAACCGAACTCCACGGACCGCACGGGCGGCGGGGTCCCGTCGACTGCCGGATCAGGGACGGCGTCGTGGCGGAGATCGGCCCTCGACTCTCCCCGCGGGCCGACGAGTTCGTCGTACGTGGAGAAGGTGGCGCACTGCTGCCCGGCCTCGCCGATCACCACCTGCATCTGACGGCCATGGCCGCGTCGTACACCTCTCTCGATGTGTCCGCCCTCTCCCGGGAGGGCCTCGCGTCCGCTCTCGCGGAGGCCGCGCCGGGTACGGACGGCTGGGTGCGTGCCGTCGGCTTCGACGACGTACTCCATGGCGACCTGGACCGGGACGTGGTCGACCGGTGGAACAACGCGGTGCCGGTGCGTGTCCAGCACCGCTCCGGCGCGCTGTGGGTGGTCAACTCCCCGGGTCTGCGGCAGCTCGGAGCCAGCACGGCCGCCCACGACGGCATCGAACGTGACGGTACCGGACAGCCCGTCGGGCGGCTGTGGCGTGCGGACGCCTGGCTGCGCGACGCCCTCGGCGGGCGTCCGCCGTCCCTGCGGTCTGTGGGCGCGCGCCTGGCGGCCCTCGGCGTCACCCATGTCACGGACGCGACCCCCGATGCGGGGGCCGCCGAGGCAGTCGCGGACGCCGTACGGCAGGCGGAGCTGCCCCAGCGGGTGATGATGCTGGCCGAGGGCGCGGCCCATCTGGCCGGGCGGCGACTGACCATCGGCCCGGTGAAGCTCCTCGTCACCGATCACGCGCTCCCGGATCTCGACGAACTGACCCGGCGGATACGACGGGCACACGCCGTCGGCCGCCCCGCGGCCGTGCACTGCGTTACCCGTACGGCACTCGCGCTGACCCTGGCCGCGTTCGACCAGGCGGGCGGGGTCGATGGCGACCGGGTGGAGCACTGTGCCGTCGCCGACCTGTCCGCCGCCGGGCAGTTGGCCGTCCGGGGCCTCCGGGTGGTCACCCAGCCGACGCTGGTGGCCCGGCGCGGCGACGACTACTGGGACCGGGCCGAACCGGAGGACCGGCCGGACCTGTGGCGGTACGCGGGCCTGCTACGGGTGGGGGTACGAGTGGCCCCCAACAGCGACGCCCCCTACGGGGACCCCGACCCGTGGGCCTGCCTGCGAGCGGCGTCCGAGCGGCTGACCCCCTCCGGTCGCGTGCTGGGCCCCGACGAACGAACCCCGGCGGCGACGGTCCTACGGGGACTGCTCGCCCCGCTGCACGACCCCGGCGGCCCGCCCCGCGACATCGCGGTGGGCCTCCCGGCGGACCTCGTCCTACTGGACCGGCCCCTGTCGGAGGCGCTGCGGACGCCGGACGCCGGCCGGGTGCGCGCCACTTTCATCGGAGGGCGGGTTGTGCACGGGGCGGAGAACCTGGGCCTCGACTGAGGATCCGCCCCCGCACCAGGGGCCCGGCCCACAGCCGGGCCCACAGGAGGAGACAACTGTTGGTCCGGCTATGACATCCAGTGCGAGGCGGTCTGCGAGAAGGGCCTCGTACGGCTGCCCGACCCGACCGGCGTCGGTGTCCGCACTGCGGGGCAGCACAGCGCGCCGGTGCTCGACGACTGGGTGGACCGCTTCGTGGACGCCTTCGACACACCGAGTTCCGCGAATGGATCGCGAGCCTCGCGGCGAGCGACGAACCCATCGGCCCGTCCGCCTGGGACGGCTGCGCGGCGACCGTCATCTCCGACGCCACGGCCGAGGCGAGACGGTCCGGCGTCGTCCGGCGTCGTCGGCGTCGTCGGCGTCGTCGGCGTCGTTGGCATCGCCCGGCATCGACGGCATCGTCCGGCATCGACGGCATCGTCCGGCATCGACGGCATCGTCCGGCATCGACGGCATCGACATGAGACCCCGGCCCGCGTCCGACGGAGGCTCCGCATGAGCTTCGTGCCGGGCCACGCGGTGGCACGGCACCAGGGCGTGCTGGATCACCCCAGAGAGTGAATCGGGCGACCCGCTGTGCCGGGCGCTGGAGGAGCCGCGCGGGCATGGGCATCGTTGCGGGGTCGTGCGGGGCTACGGATCGGTGGCCCCGCGAAGCCTCGGAGGGCGCGCATGCTCGGCACAGACTTCACCCACGGATCACCCTGCTGGATCGACCTCGGCAGCCCCGACACCGACGCGGCGACCGCCTTCTACGGCGGTGTCTTCGGCTGGCGGTTCGTCTCCGCCGGGCCCGAGGCCGGCGGGTACGGCTTCTTCCAGAAGGACGGCGCCACCGTAGCCGCGCTGGGCCCGCTCACCGAGGAGGGCGCGAGCAGCGCCTGGACGGTGTACTTCCGCACCGACGACGTCGGGGCCACCGCCGAGGCCGTCGGGCGGGGCGGCGGCGCGGTGCGGGTGGAGCCCGTGGACATCATGGACCAGGGACGGATCGCCCAGCTCACCGACCAGCAGGGCGCCCGGTTCGCGGTGTGGCAGCCGGGCAGCACGCCGGGCGGACTGGAGAAGACGTCCGAGAACGACACTCTCCTGTGGGTGGAACTCCATGTACCTGACCCCGTGGCCGGGATCGACTTCTACCGCGACCTCTTCGGCTGGCGCTCGGAGGAGATGTCTGCGCCCGGGATGACGTACCGCGTGCTCAGTCTGAAGGACGGCGACCAGCAGACCACGTCCTTCGGCGGGGTGGCCCCGCTCCAGGAGGGCGGACCCGGCACGGTCTGGGTGCCGTACTTCGCGGTCGCTGACGCCGACGAAACCGTCCGCAGGACCCGGCAGAACGGCGGCTCGGTCCTGATGCCACCGTCGGACGTACCGGACGTCGGCACGATCGCCTGGCTGACAGACACGTCGGACGCGGTCTTCGCCGTACTGAAGCCGAACCCGCGCCAGGGATAGCCGGACACCACCGACCCGACCCACCATGGTCCCGCCCCGCCGAACGCCGACGGAGCCGCGCTCAACGGGCCTGTGTGGTGGCCCCGTTGTCAGTGCCGTGTCCTATCGTCGCCCCCATGGCACTCACAGACATCACCGCCTCGGCAGTCGTGCAGGCGATCGAGGAGTTCGACCGGCGGGGCCGCGACGCCTTCCTGGAGACCCACGGCTTCGGACGCGCACGCCGCTATCTTCTGGAGCACGACGGCAAGTTCTACGACTCCAAGGCGATCGCCGGCGTCGCGCACGGCTACCTGGCGGGGCAGGAGGTGCTGGAGAGCGGCGAGTTCTCCGGCGGGGAGGGCCACGCCGTCTCCGTGCTCCGCGACCTGGGGTTCAGGGTGGTCGACGAGCCCGACGGCCGCCCCTGAGGCCCGGTGCACTTGCCCCCGGGGCGCCGTGTCGGTCGGCATTGAGGCACCGCCAGTCGGTCGGCCCTGGGGCGCCGCCGACCGCCCTTGGGGCACCGGCGCGATCGGCTCTGCGATACCGGTGGCCGACCCCTTTGCACCGCCCGCCGTCACTCATCTCACCCTCCGTGCCCGTCGCTTCAGGCGTGGTACGCGGTCGAAGATCGCGGCGAGTCGGATGCCCTGGTCGAAGAGGGTCGCCGGGCGGGAGCGGTCCCCGTCGAGGTGGGTGAGGGTCTCCATGCCGAGGTAGAACGCCACCGCCGCCCCGGCCAGTACGCGCACCCGGACGACGGACGCGAGGGGCTTGCCCCGCAGGAGGACCGTGAGCAGTTCCTCGGCCAGCTCCTCCCATCTCCGGGTTTCGAGGGCCAGCCGGTCGGCCAGTCGTGTCCCGGGCCTGGCCCCGGCGTACAGCTCCTGGACGGCGGCGATGTGCCCGGTCTCGGTGTCCTCGTCGTACAGCTCGCGCAGCCGTGCGACCACGGGCACGGCCCGGTCCATCCCGGACAACTCGGCGCGGTAACGGTCGATGCGGGACCCACTGGTCCGGGCCAGCGCCGCCACCAGCAGGTCGTCCAGGTCCGCGAAGTGGTAGTAGATCACCCCCGGCGCGAAGCCCCCGGCCTGGGCGATCGCCCGCGCGGTGGTCCCGCCGTAGCCGTTGCGGACGAGACAGTCGAGTGCGGCTTCCAGGACACGGTCACGGGTGTCAGACAACGCGCACCGGCCGGACTCCATGGGTGGCGAAGTGCCCTTCGAGCCTGCGCGCCAGCTCCGGCAGGCGGTGGCTCGGCACCCGCGGGTAGAGGTGGTGCTCCAGGTGGTACGTGAGCTCCAGGAAGAGGGCGGGAACGATCCTCCCGCGCAGTGTGCGGGTCTGCGTCAACGGGGTGTCTCCGTAGTCGTGATGCGGCAGATACACCGTCAGAAGGGGGTACACCCAGCTCCCGACGATCGCCATCACCGTATAGACCAGCACCCCCGGCGTGTACGGCAGGAGCAGCACTCCCCCGCCGAGCGCGGCGAACGGCGCCACGGCCTCGGCCAGCAGCCAGCGGCGGTCCCGCCCTCGCCCGTAGGACCAGATCCACAGACGTACGAGGAAGACGGGGCCGTAGCAGACCGCGCCCAGCAGCGACAGTTCGGCGGGACGGCCCTCGGGGTCGTCGGGGTGCGGGAAGAGCCGGTGGTGCTGGGTGTGCGTGGCGCGGTACGCGTGCCCGCTCTCCAGCAGGACCAGCCCCATCGCGAACAGCGCCCAGTCGGTGGCCCGCGGCGACAGCCCGATCGTGCGGTGCACCACGTCGTGCGTGACGGTCACCACCGCGACGAAGATCCCGAACACGATCACCGGAGTCAGCCACCACCAGCCGAGCCACACGGCGACCGCGAAGAGCAGCACTCCGGCGCCCGGGCGGACCAGTGCGACGATCCGCTGCCGGCGAGTGGTGACGAGCAGGTCCTCACCCAGCTCGGCGAGGGACGGCAGACCGGGTACCGGCGGGCGTTCGGGGCCGTCAGGGCCATGAGGGCCTACGGTCGGCCCGGCTCCGCCGGTCCGCTCAGGTGTGGTCATCGGGCGTCGTGTCCCTTCTCTCTCAGCATGCCTTCGGCGACGATGCGGCTGCCCAGCACACAGGCGACCGTGCCGAGGCCCGGCCAGGTCGAGTCGCCGACCAGCCACAGGCCAGGGCCGCCGAGGTCGTGCGGTACGGCGTGCTGGTTGGTGTTGGCCAGGCTCTGGCGTACTCCGCCGACCGCGCCCTGCGGACGGAACCCGAAGCGTTCGTAGCTGCGGGGCGTTCCGGTCCGGGCGAACACGGCCCGCTCCCCGAGCCGGGGGTACGCGCGCCGGGCGCAGGCGAGGAGCCGTTCGCCGGTCTCCTTCTTGCGCTGCTCGTACGCCGCCGGGTCGAGGTCGCGCCAGTCGGCGAGGTCGGTGTGGGTGGAGATCATCACCGCGCGGTGGCCGGGCGGTGCGCTGAGTGTGTCCCCGGGTGAGGACACCGAGACGAACATGTTGTTGCCGTCACCCAGGGGACGGTCGTAGGACTGGAGCAGTTGATGATGTGTCAATTCATGTCCGGCGACCTCAGATTCGGGCACACCGAGGAAGACGACGGTCGCGCCGCCCAGCGCGTCCGCGTCCCGCTCCAGATACCTCCGGAGCCTGCGGGCGACCGGGAGCCCCGCGCAGATCTCCGCCGTGGTGGCGGCGGGAACCGCGCAGACGATCCGACGGGCGTGGACGGTGCCCTGGCGAGTCGTCAATCGATACGCTCCGCGCCCTCCTTCGATCCGCGTGACCCGGGAAGCCGTCCGGAGCGAGCCGCCCAGCCCCCGGTAGTGCCTGACCAGCACACGCCAGAATCCGTGCATACCGCCGATGTGCCTGCTGAGCCCCGCGCCCCGGATGGTCACCCCGAGCGCCGCGTTGATCAGGGGCGCGTCGTCGACACCCGTGTGCACGGTGTCCTCGACCAGCATGGCGAGCAGCCCGACCAACGGGGCGTCCCCGCGCAGCCCGTGCTCGCGCAGCGCGTCACCCAGGGTCCGGTTCAGTTGGCGGGCGTACGGCAGCCCGGACACCCCGACCGCCCGCAGGTCGTGGAGGGCGTCTGCGGGGCCGCGGATCGGCAGCCGTACGCCCGCCCGGCTGGCCCGCCAGAAGGTGTGTGCCAGCCTGTCGAGCAGCGACCAGAATGCGCGGTGCCGCGCGCTGTCGCCGAGCTTGCGCAGCCGCTCGGCGTGCCAGGCGGCCTGGTCGCGATGGAGCACTACCTGACGGTCCGGCAGAAATGCCTGGTAGCCCGGTAGTTCCTCCGCGTCCAGGGTCGGAATGCCGACGTTGTCGAGGAGTTCACCGCCGACGCCGCCGGGTCCGAAGTCGACCAGGGTGGTCGCGCCCACGTCGAAGGAGAAGCCCCGCTTGCGGTAGTACCCGGCGCAGCCGCCCGCGTGACCGTGCGCCTCCAGTACGACGGTGGACAGTCCCGCCGCCTGCAGCCGCAGCGCCGTCGCCATGCCGGCCATCCCACCGCCGACCACCGCCACATCGACGCGGCCGACTTCACATCCGTCCGCATACCCGTCCGCGTAACCGCCCATGGTTCGGCCCGCGTTCTGAACAAGCGTTCTGAACATCCGTTCACATTGGAGGAGTTCAGCTTCCGCGTCAATGGTTACGAAGTGTGCGAAGAGACTCGTGGGAACCGAGCCCACCTCGGTCGCGTACCTCTGTACGATCACCGGTCACGCACGGGGGTACCGCGTTGGAGGGGGCGGCGATGGACGACAGAACGACGGAACGAAGAGGTGGTTGGGGGTTGAGGGCCGCCATGTCGGGGGCCGCGGCGGCACTGCTGCTGTGCGGTTGCAGCGCCGGGGCGACGGAGAAGGCGGCCGAGTCCGGCGCCAAGGCCTCGGGCTCCCCGACGCCTTCCGCTTCCGCGTCCGGCAAGGTGTCGGCGGAGGGCGCGGAGCCGTCGGCGACACCGTCCGCGACGCCGTTCGAGGCGGACCCCGATCGCGTACCGCGGTCGAGGAAGCAGGGCGCCACGCTGGCGTCGGCGGTCGTGATGCGGCCGCAGGACTGGGGCTCGGGCTTCGAGGCGCAGCCGCTCGCCCGCAGCGCCGAGAACACCATCGCCGTACTGGACGAGGAGTGCCGCTGGCAGCGCCGGCCGCTGCCCAAGGACGTGCTCGCCTCCCTGTCCCTCTACAGCGAACTGCCGGGCACCGGCAAGCGCGGCACGGTCAAGGTGACGGCCGCGGTGACGGTGCACGCCACGGTGCTCGGAGCCGACGACGAGCTGTCCGGAACGGTGGAGGAGGCGTTGCGCTGCCCCGAGCAGCAGGTACGCGCCGACGAACGGATCGCGGAACTCAACTCCATGGGCACGCCCTTCGGGTTGCGCGGCAACAACTACGCCGACGACTCGGTCTACGAGACGGGCACTTATCTGACCGGCGGCGACAAGGCCCCGTACCGGTGGATGGTCACACGGCTCGGCCAGGTGACCGTGGCCGTGTCGCTGAAGGCCGCCGACGGATACACCGCGAGCGAACTGGAGCAGTACGTGACGCGTGGCACCACCACCATGCTCGACCGGGTGAGGTACGAGCTGGGCGGAGGCGAGGGCTGATGGAGCAACTGCGTTCTTCCGACCCGGCGCGGATCGCCGACCACCGTCTGCTCGGCCGGCTCGGCGCCGGCGGCATGGGGGTGGTGTACCTCGCGCGGACTCCGGGCGGCTCGCTGGTGGCGCTGAAGGTTCTCGCGGCGGAGTACGCCGAGGACGCGGGCTTCAGGCAGCGGTTCCGTCGCGAGGTCGAGGTCGCCCGGCGGATCAGCAGCCCGTGGGCCGTGCCGCTGATGGAGGCCGACCCGGACGCGGAGGCGCCGTGGCTGGCGACGGCGTATGTGCCCGGTCCGTCCCTGGCCGAGGCGGTGGCCGAGCACGGGCCGCTCACCGAGCACGGGTTGCGGATCCTCGGCGGCCGGCTGGCTCTGGCGCTGGGCGAGGTCCATCGGGCCGGGCTGGTCCACCGCGACCTCAAGCCGGGCAACGTACTGCTCGCCGCGGAC belongs to Streptomyces graminofaciens and includes:
- a CDS encoding amidohydrolase family protein → MNGENGALLLRETELHGPHGRRGPVDCRIRDGVVAEIGPRLSPRADEFVVRGEGGALLPGLADHHLHLTAMAASYTSLDVSALSREGLASALAEAAPGTDGWVRAVGFDDVLHGDLDRDVVDRWNNAVPVRVQHRSGALWVVNSPGLRQLGASTAAHDGIERDGTGQPVGRLWRADAWLRDALGGRPPSLRSVGARLAALGVTHVTDATPDAGAAEAVADAVRQAELPQRVMMLAEGAAHLAGRRLTIGPVKLLVTDHALPDLDELTRRIRRAHAVGRPAAVHCVTRTALALTLAAFDQAGGVDGDRVEHCAVADLSAAGQLAVRGLRVVTQPTLVARRGDDYWDRAEPEDRPDLWRYAGLLRVGVRVAPNSDAPYGDPDPWACLRAASERLTPSGRVLGPDERTPAATVLRGLLAPLHDPGGPPRDIAVGLPADLVLLDRPLSEALRTPDAGRVRATFIGGRVVHGAENLGLD
- a CDS encoding VOC family protein gives rise to the protein MLGTDFTHGSPCWIDLGSPDTDAATAFYGGVFGWRFVSAGPEAGGYGFFQKDGATVAALGPLTEEGASSAWTVYFRTDDVGATAEAVGRGGGAVRVEPVDIMDQGRIAQLTDQQGARFAVWQPGSTPGGLEKTSENDTLLWVELHVPDPVAGIDFYRDLFGWRSEEMSAPGMTYRVLSLKDGDQQTTSFGGVAPLQEGGPGTVWVPYFAVADADETVRRTRQNGGSVLMPPSDVPDVGTIAWLTDTSDAVFAVLKPNPRQG
- a CDS encoding TetR/AcrR family transcriptional regulator, which translates into the protein MSDTRDRVLEAALDCLVRNGYGGTTARAIAQAGGFAPGVIYYHFADLDDLLVAALARTSGSRIDRYRAELSGMDRAVPVVARLRELYDEDTETGHIAAVQELYAGARPGTRLADRLALETRRWEELAEELLTVLLRGKPLASVVRVRVLAGAAVAFYLGMETLTHLDGDRSRPATLFDQGIRLAAIFDRVPRLKRRARRVR
- a CDS encoding fatty acid desaturase family protein, yielding MTTPERTGGAGPTVGPHGPDGPERPPVPGLPSLAELGEDLLVTTRRQRIVALVRPGAGVLLFAVAVWLGWWWLTPVIVFGIFVAVVTVTHDVVHRTIGLSPRATDWALFAMGLVLLESGHAYRATHTQHHRLFPHPDDPEGRPAELSLLGAVCYGPVFLVRLWIWSYGRGRDRRWLLAEAVAPFAALGGGVLLLPYTPGVLVYTVMAIVGSWVYPLLTVYLPHHDYGDTPLTQTRTLRGRIVPALFLELTYHLEHHLYPRVPSHRLPELARRLEGHFATHGVRPVRVV
- a CDS encoding phytoene desaturase family protein, with the protein product MFRTLVQNAGRTMGGYADGYADGCEVGRVDVAVVGGGMAGMATALRLQAAGLSTVVLEAHGHAGGCAGYYRKRGFSFDVGATTLVDFGPGGVGGELLDNVGIPTLDAEELPGYQAFLPDRQVVLHRDQAAWHAERLRKLGDSARHRAFWSLLDRLAHTFWRASRAGVRLPIRGPADALHDLRAVGVSGLPYARQLNRTLGDALREHGLRGDAPLVGLLAMLVEDTVHTGVDDAPLINAALGVTIRGAGLSRHIGGMHGFWRVLVRHYRGLGGSLRTASRVTRIEGGRGAYRLTTRQGTVHARRIVCAVPAATTAEICAGLPVARRLRRYLERDADALGGATVVFLGVPESEVAGHELTHHQLLQSYDRPLGDGNNMFVSVSSPGDTLSAPPGHRAVMISTHTDLADWRDLDPAAYEQRKKETGERLLACARRAYPRLGERAVFARTGTPRSYERFGFRPQGAVGGVRQSLANTNQHAVPHDLGGPGLWLVGDSTWPGLGTVACVLGSRIVAEGMLREKGHDAR